A window of Roseateles sp. XES5 genomic DNA:
GCCAGTCTGCCGCCACGCTGAACCTGCTGCGCGCCTTCGCTATGGGTGGCTATGCCAACCTGGAGAACGTCAACCAGTGGATGCTTGGCTTCGTCAAGGATTCGCCGCAGGCCGAGCGTTACCGCAAGCTCGCCGACCGGATTTCCGAGACCATGGACTTCATGAAGGCCATCGGCATCACGGCGGAGAACCATCCGAACCTGCGCGAGACGGATTTCTTCACCAGCCATGAGGCGCTGCTGCTCGGCTACGAGCAGGCGCTGACCCGTGTCGATTCGACCTCGGGCGACTGGTACGCGACGTCGGGCCATATGATCTGGATCGGCGACCGCACGCGCCAGCCCGACCATGCCCATATCGAATACTGCCGCGGCATCAAGAACCCGATCGGCCTCAAGTGCGGCCCGTCGCTGACCGGCGACGGCCTGCTGGAGCTGATCGATCTCCTCAATCCGCAGAACGAGGCCGGCCGCCTGACGCTGATCTGCCGCTTCGGCCACGACAAGGTCGCCGAGAACCTGCCGCGCCTCATCCGCGCGGTCGAGCGGGAAGGCAAGAAGGTCGTCTGGTCCTGCGACCCGATGCACGGCAACACGATCACGCTCAACAACTACAAGACCCGTCCCTTCGAGCGGATTCTGTCGGAAGTCGAAAGCTTCTTCCAGATTCACCGCGCCGAAGGCACGCATCCGGGCGGCATCCATATCGAGATGACCGGTAATGACGTGACGGAATGCACGGGCGGCGCCCGCGCGCTTTCGGGCGACGACCTTGCCGACCGTTACCACACGCATTGCGACCCGCGTCTCAATGCCGACCAGGCGCTTGAGCTTGCCTTCCTTCTTGCCGAGCGCATGAAGGGCGGCCGCGACGAAAAACGCATGGTCGTGAACGGCTGATCACGCTCCGTTCACGCTTCGGTTCCGTAAATTAGCGGAGCTGATGCAAGCATTCAGGAATGTGAAATTGACAGGACCGGGCCGGCTGGCAAAGCTGGCCCGGTTTTCGTTTGGGAGGAAGAATGAGCCAGGAACATACGGGGCATTGCCTTTGCGGTACGGTGCGCTTTCGCACGAGCGGCGACCTCAGCAAGGTGACCGCCTGCCATTGCAGCCAGTGCCGCCGCCAGACCGGCCACTTCTATGCCGCGACCAATGTGACGAACGATACGCTGACCGTCGAGGGCGCGGAGAACGTCACCTGGTATCGGGCAAGCGATACGGCGAGCCGCGGCTTCTGCCGCACCTGCGGCTCGGCGCTGTTCTGGAAGGGGGACGGCGCCGGCTATACCTCGATCATGGCCGGCACGTTCGACCAGCCGACGGGCCTGACGATCGGCGTGCACATCTACTGCGCCGACAAGGGTGACTACTACGAGATCGACGACGGCGCGCCGCAGTTCGCCCAGAGCCGCTGACGCGGGGTTACCGTACCCCGGCTACTGCACCAGGACTACTGCACCAGGGCTGGGCGCTGGCATTGCACGCCCGTCACCCGCACGTCGGCCTCGCCGACCCTGACGCCGACCACCAGAAGCAGGTTGTAGAGCAATTCGTCGATGGCGGGCGTTACGGTCGTCAGCGTCGAGGCGAGCGCCTTGGAAACGAGGTCCAGGCCGAGCCCGAGGCCGAGCAGGTTGATATCGACGTCGAGATCGCCCAGCAGGGTCTTGACGGCCGAGGTCAGCGTGTCATGGGTCGAGACGGTCTTGATCGTCTTGGCGGAAATCTCCGTCGGCGTGTAGGTGAGGCGGGTCTTGCCGAGGTTCTTCACCTCGCCATGGGCATAGGCATCGATGTTGATGAGTGCGGATTCGACGATGCGGGCTTTCTGCACGCGCGGCTCGTCGGAAAAGTCGGACAGGACGGAGGGATCGACCTTGCCGATGGCGACCTCGGCAATGCCGGGCACGGCATCGACCGAGACATTGGCATTGGACGGCGTGCCGCCCAGGCAGCGGATATCGGCAAGCTTCGCCTCCGAGGCCGCGACCTCGACATAGAGCGGGAGCTTGATGCGCAGTCCCGCGAGGGCGGCGAGGCCATTGATGCCGATCTCCACGGACAACCGCGTCTGGGCGCTGCGCACGGCGCTGCCCGGCGCGCCGAGGCGCAGCGACGGCGTTTCCACCGGCGGTTCGCCGATGGCGAGATTGATCTTCACCGTCGCGATGCCCGGAAGGCTGACGCCGGTGTCGAGCGCCACCTGGTTCTTGCCGTTCGCCAATGCGGCGGCGGCGGCAACCATCTGCATGACATTGGCCGACATTTCCCAGTTGCCGCCGGCATTCACCGCGACACCCTTCTTGGGATCGATGTTGAGGATCTTCGACAGCGGCAGCTTTACCTTGCTGCCCGCGGTTGCCTGTTCGATGGCGCGCAGCGCCGAACGGACGGGGCCGGAAAGACCATCCACCGTCTGCATGGAGGCGAGAAGCTGCGGCATGGTGAGGCCGGCATTCAGCACGTCCTCATAGGTCGCAGCCGTCAGGTTGAGGTCGGTGGCGATGGCCTTGAGGAAGGGCTGGACCGAAAGGTCGGCATCGACCAGCGCCTGGTAGTCCATCGCCTTCAGCGACAGGCTCGTGCCGAGCAATTTGCCGAGCAGCGCATTGAGCACGCCTTCGTTGAGGCTGGCGAGGCGCGTGCCGATGGAGAAGGCGGCGACCTTGGTGCGTGAGGCCGATCCGGTTGCCGACAGGAGCGGCGACTTCGGCATGAACATCGCGGCGAGGAAGAGATCGGCGGAGCGCGAAACGGTCACGCGGGCAGCATCCGCATCGGTGGTCGCCGCCTTGAAGCGCTCCTCGGGCGCGATGTCGGGGTCGGCGACATAGCGACCGCGCTCGACGCTTGCCGTGCCCGTGATGACATTGGCGTGGATCGGCGTTGCGGCGGGGAAGGAGACCCCGTTCTTGCCGGTGACGGCGACGGAGAGATTGTTGAGCGAGAAATAGGTCGCCGCCGCCTTTTCGGCCTGCACGACGTCGGAGGCGGCGGCGATGGCGGCAAGGTCAGCCGTTGCCTGCAACTGCCGTTGCTGCACGGTGAGGTAGCCGTAGTCGACGCCAAGCGCGAGCGAGAAGATCATCAACGGCAGGCTCAAGGCCGACAGCGTGGCGATGTTGCCGCGCCGGTCTTCGATAAGGCGGCGAAGCGTCATGTCACAGTCCTCCCACGCGCACCGTGGCATAGCGCTGGATCTTTTCGTGCGGCAGCGCGAAGGTGAAGAGCTTCCAGATCGGCAGGTCGCTGGAATCGTAGGAGATCGTCACCGTGAACTGGTCCGGGTTGCCGGGATCGTCGGCGACGATCACCTGCATCTTGGAGCGGTTCAGAAACGAATAGTTGAAGCGCGAGGCGTCGAGGTAGCGGTTGACCAGCGTGACGCGCTCGGTCGGGTTGAGGCCCGCGACCGCCGTGCGCGCGGCATCGGCGGCGATCTGCTGGACCGAATGGGTGACGGACAGATAGATGCCGTAGGCGATGAGCGTGAAGAGGGCGAGAAAGAACAGCGGCGCCACGATGGCGAATTCCAGCGCCGAGGTTCCGGCGCGATCCTTCGACAGGCGGGTGAGGGCGTGCATGACATCTCCTCCTTCTGGTTTTGTGATGACGACAGGCAATCCCCGCATCCGGAAGGTGGATGCACGTTTATCGTGCGCCCAGAGTCTTAATTTCTCCTATAGATTGATTTTTGACAAAGGCGTGTAGCGTTGGTTGTGGAGGATTGTCACTCCTTCTGGCGCAGCAGGTCGTGCAGGCGCAGCACTTCCATCTTCAGCGCGGCGATCTCGCCGAGGAAATGCGTATCGATCTTGTGGTGCAACGCCATCAGCTCGATCTCCGCCTTGAGGTTGACCTCGTAGTCCTTGGTCGCCTCGAAACGGTCGCGCGCAGCCTGCCGGTTCTGCGACATCATGATGATCGGCGCCTGCAGCGCGGCGAGCATGGAGAGCACGAGATTGAGGAAGATGAAGGGGTAGGGGTCGAAGGCATCCTTCGTCAGCAGGATCGTGTTGGCGATCGTCCAGGCGACAAGGAAGGCGAGAAAGCCGATGATGAAGGCCCAGGAGCCGCCGACACGGGCGATGGCGTCGGCGACGCGTTCGCCGGGCGATTGCTTGGACTGGTAGGCGCTGTTGCGATCCGCCGAAAGGATACGGCCCTCGCGGGAATGCAGGAGGACCTCGCGCTCGGTCTCGTCGAGCTGGTCGGCAGGCTTGCCGAAGAGGATCTGGGCGGCGTCGTCGAAAGGTCTCATGGCCGGGCTCCGGAAGGCGAATCGGAGCCCTAGCCTAGTCCCGTTTCAGGGAAAATCAGTAGCCGGCGCTCATCAGCTCCGCATGGGAATCGAAGAAGCGTTCCAGGCCGTACTGCTTGCCGAACATGATGTCGTGCTGCAGGAAGCGGAAGTCGCGGACCAGCGGGTCGACCGTCTTCTTGCGCGCCCAGTCGGCGGTGGCGTTGCCCTTGGCGTCGATCAGCATGTAGCGGTCGATGACGCGCAGCTTGTCATGCACGGCGCCGAGGAAGCCGGTGTAGTAGGGATGCTCGTAGCCGGCTTCCTTGAGGATGTAGTAGGACAGGAAGGCCGGGCTGATCGTGCCGATCTCCTTCTCGACGCCGGTCTTGTTCGACCAGATGACGAGCGGGGTCTCGTGTTCCTTCTTCATCTGCTCGGGCGAGCCCTTGCGCGCGGCGGTGATGCCCTTCATGTAGCCCGAGTTCTGATAGACCGTGTTGAGCGGCGGCAGGTGGTCGCCGAAGACGACGATAATCGTCTCGCGGTCGCGTCCCTTGGCCCAGTCCATCAGCATCTTCAGGCTCTTGTCGGCTTCCTTCACGCCCTGGGCGTAGCTGGCCAGCATGCGGT
This region includes:
- a CDS encoding TadE/TadG family type IV pilus assembly protein, with the protein product MHALTRLSKDRAGTSALEFAIVAPLFFLALFTLIAYGIYLSVTHSVQQIAADAARTAVAGLNPTERVTLVNRYLDASRFNYSFLNRSKMQVIVADDPGNPDQFTVTISYDSSDLPIWKLFTFALPHEKIQRYATVRVGGL
- a CDS encoding GFA family protein: MSQEHTGHCLCGTVRFRTSGDLSKVTACHCSQCRRQTGHFYAATNVTNDTLTVEGAENVTWYRASDTASRGFCRTCGSALFWKGDGAGYTSIMAGTFDQPTGLTIGVHIYCADKGDYYEIDDGAPQFAQSR
- a CDS encoding pilus assembly protein TadG-related protein, which gives rise to MTLRRLIEDRRGNIATLSALSLPLMIFSLALGVDYGYLTVQQRQLQATADLAAIAAASDVVQAEKAAATYFSLNNLSVAVTGKNGVSFPAATPIHANVITGTASVERGRYVADPDIAPEERFKAATTDADAARVTVSRSADLFLAAMFMPKSPLLSATGSASRTKVAAFSIGTRLASLNEGVLNALLGKLLGTSLSLKAMDYQALVDADLSVQPFLKAIATDLNLTAATYEDVLNAGLTMPQLLASMQTVDGLSGPVRSALRAIEQATAGSKVKLPLSKILNIDPKKGVAVNAGGNWEMSANVMQMVAAAAALANGKNQVALDTGVSLPGIATVKINLAIGEPPVETPSLRLGAPGSAVRSAQTRLSVEIGINGLAALAGLRIKLPLYVEVAASEAKLADIRCLGGTPSNANVSVDAVPGIAEVAIGKVDPSVLSDFSDEPRVQKARIVESALINIDAYAHGEVKNLGKTRLTYTPTEISAKTIKTVSTHDTLTSAVKTLLGDLDVDINLLGLGLGLDLVSKALASTLTTVTPAIDELLYNLLLVVGVRVGEADVRVTGVQCQRPALVQ
- a CDS encoding DUF1003 domain-containing protein; the protein is MRPFDDAAQILFGKPADQLDETEREVLLHSREGRILSADRNSAYQSKQSPGERVADAIARVGGSWAFIIGFLAFLVAWTIANTILLTKDAFDPYPFIFLNLVLSMLAALQAPIIMMSQNRQAARDRFEATKDYEVNLKAEIELMALHHKIDTHFLGEIAALKMEVLRLHDLLRQKE
- a CDS encoding class II 3-deoxy-7-phosphoheptulonate synthase, encoding MAQNWTPSSWRQKAIQQVPDYPDLAALAATEERLAKFPPLVFAGEARRLKSALANVAEGKGFLLQGGDCAESFAEHGADTIRDFFRAFLQMAVVLTFGAQQPVVKVGRIAGQFAKPRSSGIEKQGDVTLPSYRGDIINGIEFTEEARVPNPERQIMAYRQSAATLNLLRAFAMGGYANLENVNQWMLGFVKDSPQAERYRKLADRISETMDFMKAIGITAENHPNLRETDFFTSHEALLLGYEQALTRVDSTSGDWYATSGHMIWIGDRTRQPDHAHIEYCRGIKNPIGLKCGPSLTGDGLLELIDLLNPQNEAGRLTLICRFGHDKVAENLPRLIRAVEREGKKVVWSCDPMHGNTITLNNYKTRPFERILSEVESFFQIHRAEGTHPGGIHIEMTGNDVTECTGGARALSGDDLADRYHTHCDPRLNADQALELAFLLAERMKGGRDEKRMVVNG